The Candidatus Neomarinimicrobiota bacterium genome segment GGGATTCAATTTTTTTCTATTGGATTAGTGGGTGAAATGATTGCCAATTCAAATCAGGATAAGGAATCTCGTGTAAAGGGATTCTTAAAATCTTAACCCTTTAATTCTTCATTTATGCGCATTGTTATTGTTGGGCCTTTTCCACCCTTACGGGGCGGAATATCCATGTTTAATCATTCTTTAGCAGAGGAATTATCCAAGGATCATAAAGTGCACCGCGTTTCATTCTCATTGCAATATCCAAAATTATTATTCCCTGGGAAATCACAGTATTTTGACTTTGATGGTGAAAAGGCGAAAGCGATGATCAGTTCAATTAATCCATTCTCATGGAAAAAAACGGCAGGTTTTATCAATAGGATTAATCCTGATTTAGTTATTATTCAATACTGGATGCCATTTTTTGCCCCAGCATTTTCATCTATTGCAAAAGGAGTTAAAAAAGGATGCGGAGCACAGATCATCGTGAATTGCAACAATATTACTCCCCATGAACCAAGGGCTATGGATGCGCTTATGACCGCCAGGTTTTTCGACAATTGTGATGGTTTTATCGTCATGTCTGAAACTGTAGAGAATGATTTATTAAAAAACATACCCAATCCAAAATACCAAAAAACGCCCCATCCGATTTACGATGTTTTCGGTAAATCCGTTGACAAAGACAAAGCAAAAGAAATGATTGGTGTAACAGAAGATAAGACCATTCTCAATTTCGGACTAATAAGAGATTATAAGGGATTGGATATTTTAATTGAGTCGGCCAAATTATTGAAAGAAAAACTAGATAATTTTAAAATAATGGTAGTGGGTGAATGCTACGGAAATCAAAATGACTATATTCAATTGGCTGAAGAAAATGGTGTTTCAGATATAATCGATT includes the following:
- a CDS encoding glycosyltransferase — protein: MFNHSLAEELSKDHKVHRVSFSLQYPKLLFPGKSQYFDFDGEKAKAMISSINPFSWKKTAGFINRINPDLVIIQYWMPFFAPAFSSIAKGVKKGCGAQIIVNCNNITPHEPRAMDALMTARFFDNCDGFIVMSETVENDLLKNIPNPKYQKTPHPIYDVFGKSVDKDKAKEMIGVTEDKTILNFGLIRDYKGLDILIESAKLLKEKLDNFKIMVVGECYGNQNDYIQLAEENGVSDIIDFRFEFVPNEKVNQYFCAADLVVLPYKSATQSGVVPIAYHFDKPVVVSNVGGLPEIVVEGKTGFICEPNSTSMVEGILKYYESDLEQYSPFIAEYKKKLSWENFARVVLELAQS